From Candidatus Ancaeobacter aquaticus, one genomic window encodes:
- a CDS encoding response regulator, translating into MNNDIKILVIDDDENILSLMSEIFRTDGYIVSTALNGEKGLECIEKEKFDLVFVDLMMPGWDGLETIKRIRKINITVSIIIITAYGKTKDAVIEAERYCVFDYVTKPFDIDYLLSLVKYVIQRSKYNRMPYKETMQNYYWKNDVSQKQLTIRKWKDLKEQVKSSAITALDLNKTIEKQYIKTRATIKETARFYYKSVLRNKYILVGIICILIGVVFGLSFNMSSMTKTDAYNYALKMRKKGTVVEPKKNVTLSDFYGILKSINYWMHKDVEQERKHFNK; encoded by the coding sequence ATGAATAATGATATCAAAATTTTAGTGATTGATGATGATGAAAATATTCTTTCTCTTATGAGCGAGATATTCAGGACAGATGGGTATATTGTCTCAACTGCCCTTAATGGAGAAAAAGGGCTCGAATGTATAGAGAAAGAAAAATTTGATCTTGTTTTTGTTGATCTTATGATGCCCGGGTGGGATGGCCTTGAGACAATAAAAAGAATAAGGAAAATAAATATAACCGTAAGCATAATAATAATAACCGCGTACGGGAAAACGAAAGACGCCGTTATAGAAGCGGAAAGATATTGTGTTTTTGATTATGTAACCAAACCATTCGACATAGATTACCTGTTATCACTTGTGAAATATGTGATCCAAAGGTCAAAATACAATAGAATGCCCTATAAAGAAACAATGCAGAATTATTACTGGAAAAATGATGTCTCTCAAAAACAGCTCACGATAAGAAAGTGGAAAGACCTAAAAGAACAAGTTAAATCAAGTGCGATTACAGCGCTTGATCTGAACAAGACTATAGAGAAACAGTACATTAAAACAAGAGCGACAATTAAGGAAACGGCACGTTTTTATTATAAATCGGTTTTACGCAATAAATATATTCTTGTCGGCATTATATGTATACTCATTGGCGTTGTTTTTGGATTGTCATTTAATATGTCATCAATGACCAAAACAGACGCCTATAACTATGCATTAAAAATGAGGAAGAAAGGAACTGTAGTTGAACCAAAAAAAAATGTTACCCTATCTGATTTTTACGGAATATTAAAAAGCATAAACTATTGGATGCACAAAGATGTTGAACAAGAACGCAAACATTTTAATAAATAG
- a CDS encoding DJ-1/PfpI family protein, with translation MNLKNKYYLLLLILLPVFTLCFLKAAVCSAGALDGKKIVMIIAHENYRDEELEVPLQMFKKAGVDVAIASTALTPATGMLGGTVTPDMLYSDITVSDYDAIVFVGGSGATVYWNDSAAQEIAKKAIEDRKILAAICFGPVTLANAGVLEGKKATVSSSEGGKLKAMGVYYTGAGVQVDGDIVTANGPQNAGGFAEAIINLL, from the coding sequence ATGAACCTGAAAAACAAATATTATCTGTTATTACTTATACTCTTGCCGGTTTTTACATTATGTTTTCTCAAAGCTGCCGTTTGTTCAGCAGGCGCACTTGACGGTAAGAAGATCGTCATGATCATTGCCCACGAAAATTATCGCGATGAAGAGCTTGAAGTGCCGCTTCAGATGTTTAAAAAAGCAGGTGTTGATGTCGCTATCGCATCTACCGCACTTACTCCCGCAACTGGCATGCTTGGCGGGACGGTTACCCCTGACATGTTATATTCAGATATCACTGTAAGTGATTATGATGCAATCGTTTTTGTTGGAGGTTCGGGTGCAACTGTCTACTGGAATGATTCTGCAGCCCAAGAGATCGCAAAAAAAGCGATCGAAGACCGAAAGATACTTGCAGCGATATGTTTTGGCCCTGTTACACTTGCAAATGCGGGCGTGCTTGAAGGAAAGAAAGCGACTGTATCAAGTTCTGAAGGAGGCAAGCTTAAAGCAATGGGTGTCTATTATACCGGCGCAGGGGTGCAAGTTGATGGCGATATTGTTACCGCCAATGGCCCCCAGAATGCGGGCGGTTTTGCTGAGGCGATAATTAATCTTTTATGA
- a CDS encoding MFS transporter, whose amino-acid sequence MMRFRPFTVIISWALYDLANQFFVLNVVTLYFPTWLTIVNKAPEILYSISFGFSMICIALLSPILGVLADQGGKRKSFLVYFTLLSIVFTMLLGTTTNIYVALIFFAVANFGCQAGIVFYNALMVDVAPTGKIGLISGFGRMCGYIGAIVALYISKPVLENMGYQATFVLTGILFLIFALPCMIILKDKEKGSIVSCVMKRSLWTHAFTELKETVTKSHKFPELRNFFKAAFFALCVVHAIILFMAVYAAQVFKLDTTQLVHFIAFSTLFAILGSIISGFVCDKIGYKKSLLIIYSVWIVALFLGGVTYAPFHWVIGALVGLSLGATWVVFRALVVELVPQSNLGEAFGLFNLVSYCAGIVGPLCWGFIRLVGSRYGDWGTRAACLSMIVFLVVAIAYLMKVKEPLKTRKVSS is encoded by the coding sequence ATGATGCGGTTTAGACCATTTACGGTAATTATATCCTGGGCGTTATATGACCTTGCGAACCAGTTTTTCGTACTGAATGTTGTTACACTTTATTTTCCTACCTGGCTTACCATAGTCAATAAAGCACCGGAGATCTTGTACAGCATATCATTTGGTTTTTCAATGATATGTATTGCGCTCCTTTCACCTATACTCGGTGTTTTGGCTGATCAGGGAGGTAAAAGAAAAAGTTTTCTTGTATACTTCACGCTTCTTTCAATAGTTTTTACGATGCTTCTTGGAACGACCACGAATATATATGTGGCGCTCATCTTCTTTGCCGTTGCGAACTTTGGCTGTCAGGCAGGGATTGTGTTTTATAATGCGCTCATGGTTGATGTGGCTCCTACCGGAAAAATCGGGCTTATCTCCGGTTTTGGCCGTATGTGCGGATATATTGGCGCGATTGTTGCGCTTTACATCTCAAAACCTGTTCTAGAAAACATGGGATATCAAGCGACCTTTGTATTAACCGGGATATTGTTTCTTATTTTTGCGCTTCCATGCATGATTATCCTCAAGGATAAAGAAAAAGGCAGTATAGTGAGCTGTGTAATGAAGCGATCACTCTGGACTCATGCGTTCACTGAATTAAAAGAGACCGTAACAAAAAGTCATAAGTTCCCTGAACTGCGAAATTTCTTTAAGGCGGCTTTTTTTGCTCTCTGTGTTGTTCATGCTATTATTCTTTTTATGGCTGTCTACGCTGCGCAGGTATTTAAGCTTGATACAACGCAGCTTGTCCACTTTATTGCATTCTCGACATTATTTGCGATTTTGGGAAGCATCATCTCCGGTTTTGTGTGTGACAAGATAGGGTACAAGAAATCGCTTCTCATAATATACAGTGTTTGGATAGTCGCCCTTTTCCTTGGAGGAGTAACCTATGCCCCGTTTCACTGGGTAATTGGCGCTCTGGTGGGGTTAAGTCTTGGCGCGACATGGGTTGTTTTTCGTGCGCTTGTTGTTGAGCTCGTGCCTCAAAGCAATCTTGGCGAAGCATTCGGGTTATTTAATCTTGTCAGCTACTGTGCCGGAATTGTTGGTCCACTCTGCTGGGGTTTTATCCGACTGGTGGGAAGTCGATATGGTGACTGGGGAACACGTGCGGCGTGTCTCAGTATGATAGTATTCCTTGTCGTTGCAATAGCATATCTTATGAAAGTTAAAGAACCCCTAAAAACCCGAAAAGTGTCTTCCTAA
- a CDS encoding NAD/NADP octopine/nopaline dehydrogenase family protein, with the protein MAKKITILGAGNGGHAIAFDTALNGAEVMLFEHPNFTKNLDGIREKGGIEAVDALHEEGIDVPAALSGFVKIAGLTSDPKEAMDFADVIVMVVPSFAQATIFEMVMPHLRDGQTFVILPGNFASLLFKKMMAESGISANVTFAETVSIPYAVRIIGPGQIFIMGKKTAFSLASLPGSAINDVCQTLKDVLLLKLIPLANVIEAGFSNPNMIIHVPTATLNMGAMESREGKIQFYREGASDTVSKVLEKMDSERVEIGAALGLKLITFYEAVNTFYSLDMKSIRDFTLNTPIHNNMPNDSPKSPKERYITEDCPFLLVPVHEFAQLVNVPCPAIESIIKIDNIYNDTDYFKVGRTLDVIGLKGMSPEEIIAHVS; encoded by the coding sequence ATGGCTAAGAAAATTACGATTTTGGGTGCGGGTAACGGTGGGCATGCTATTGCATTTGATACTGCGTTAAACGGTGCTGAGGTAATGCTCTTTGAACATCCGAATTTCACAAAGAATCTTGATGGCATAAGAGAAAAGGGCGGGATTGAAGCTGTTGATGCGCTCCATGAAGAAGGGATAGATGTTCCTGCCGCACTTTCTGGGTTTGTAAAGATTGCGGGACTGACGAGTGACCCAAAAGAAGCAATGGATTTCGCTGACGTGATCGTCATGGTCGTTCCATCGTTTGCGCAAGCTACAATATTTGAGATGGTTATGCCACACCTGCGTGACGGCCAGACATTTGTTATTCTTCCGGGAAATTTTGCCTCGTTATTATTTAAGAAGATGATGGCTGAGTCCGGTATTTCGGCTAATGTTACATTCGCCGAAACTGTATCGATACCGTATGCGGTACGGATAATAGGGCCCGGGCAGATCTTTATTATGGGGAAAAAGACTGCGTTTAGTCTCGCGTCACTTCCGGGATCGGCAATCAATGATGTTTGCCAAACGCTGAAAGATGTATTGCTTCTTAAGCTTATACCGCTTGCAAACGTTATAGAGGCAGGTTTTTCAAATCCTAATATGATCATACATGTGCCGACCGCGACATTGAATATGGGTGCCATGGAATCACGTGAGGGTAAAATACAATTCTATCGTGAGGGTGCATCTGACACTGTTTCGAAAGTTTTAGAGAAAATGGATAGTGAACGAGTCGAGATCGGTGCAGCTCTTGGCCTGAAACTCATTACCTTTTATGAAGCAGTGAATACTTTTTACAGTTTGGATATGAAAAGTATCAGAGATTTTACATTAAATACTCCGATACATAACAATATGCCTAATGATTCACCAAAGAGTCCAAAAGAACGCTACATCACCGAAGATTGTCCGTTTCTTCTTGTGCCGGTACATGAATTTGCTCAACTGGTGAATGTTCCGTGTCCAGCGATAGAAAGTATAATAAAAATAGATAATATTTATAATGATACCGATTATTTTAAAGTTGGACGCACGTTAGATGTTATTGGTCTTAAAGGTATGAGTCCTGAAGAAATAATTGCTCATGTAAGCTAA
- a CDS encoding thiamine pyrophosphate-binding protein has product MWNAESTTVGKYLAHRLGQAGLKHIFGVPGDYVLSFFDCLEESNIEVVCNCNELNAGYAADGYARINGIGAVCITYGVGAFSVFNAVVGSFAERLPVVVISGGPKISERQHHHLLHHTIGDMNLQYRIYEEIMAASVILTSADQAPSQIDETISTCLRSRRPVYIEVPMDIVTKPCRVPGPFTIDTDIKSDEEAVTEALNDAVSILTNAKKPVILAGVEVHRLDIRKDLEDFITHSGYPYSTTLLGKSVIPEKHPQFIGIYGGAASREYARKTIEEADVILCLGTLMTDVQIGQGEALLDSSRMIVANSDNVKIKHHVYNSVSLKDFINGLAQKLPKGKADTESIEHPSKDLEDEYIAIPDQKLTLRRFYQRVNRFIEKNNIIVTDTGDAIFCTGNMYLPEGVDFVDQAFYLSIGYSVPATLGVKLAAPDKRPITFVGDGAFQMTAQELSTIIRHNLNPIIFLINNEGYTIERVLDDGPYNDLQMWKYNMLPEVFNGPKGFEVKTEGDLEKALASAQDNPDSLAFIEVHFDRWDCSESLQKLGKGFKSGGNL; this is encoded by the coding sequence ATGTGGAATGCCGAATCGACTACCGTAGGAAAATATCTTGCACATCGTTTAGGGCAAGCCGGCCTTAAGCATATATTTGGTGTGCCGGGAGACTATGTGCTTTCTTTCTTTGATTGTCTTGAAGAAAGTAATATTGAAGTAGTATGTAATTGTAATGAACTCAATGCCGGGTATGCGGCTGACGGGTATGCACGTATTAATGGTATCGGTGCTGTGTGTATCACCTACGGGGTTGGCGCCTTTAGCGTTTTTAACGCTGTGGTGGGATCGTTTGCCGAACGGTTACCGGTTGTCGTTATTAGCGGTGGACCAAAAATATCTGAACGGCAACACCATCATCTGCTTCATCATACTATTGGTGATATGAATCTCCAGTATAGGATCTATGAAGAGATCATGGCAGCTTCTGTTATCTTAACCAGTGCTGATCAGGCACCATCACAAATAGATGAAACTATATCTACGTGCCTTCGGTCACGAAGACCGGTATATATTGAAGTGCCGATGGATATTGTCACAAAACCGTGCCGGGTGCCGGGTCCGTTCACGATTGATACGGATATAAAAAGTGATGAAGAGGCGGTGACCGAAGCGCTTAATGATGCGGTGAGCATTCTTACGAACGCGAAAAAACCCGTGATCCTTGCAGGTGTAGAAGTGCACCGTCTTGATATACGAAAAGATTTGGAAGATTTCATTACCCATAGTGGGTATCCTTACTCAACGACGCTTCTTGGAAAATCAGTGATACCTGAGAAACATCCTCAGTTTATTGGTATATACGGCGGTGCCGCAAGCCGTGAGTATGCACGAAAAACTATTGAAGAAGCTGATGTCATACTCTGTTTAGGTACCTTGATGACCGATGTACAGATCGGGCAGGGTGAGGCTCTTCTTGATTCGTCACGTATGATCGTTGCCAATTCTGATAATGTAAAAATTAAACACCACGTATACAATAGTGTGAGCTTGAAGGATTTTATTAACGGACTCGCCCAGAAGCTTCCTAAGGGTAAGGCTGATACAGAATCGATTGAGCATCCCTCAAAAGATTTAGAGGATGAATACATTGCTATCCCCGATCAAAAGCTTACGTTACGCCGATTCTATCAGAGGGTGAACCGTTTTATTGAAAAAAATAATATTATTGTAACTGATACAGGTGATGCGATCTTCTGTACCGGCAACATGTATCTCCCCGAGGGTGTTGATTTTGTTGATCAGGCATTTTATTTATCGATCGGGTATTCTGTTCCTGCGACACTCGGAGTAAAGCTTGCCGCGCCTGATAAAAGGCCGATTACCTTTGTCGGTGATGGCGCATTTCAAATGACTGCACAAGAACTTTCGACCATTATACGGCATAACCTTAATCCGATTATTTTTCTCATTAATAATGAAGGGTATACCATAGAAAGAGTACTCGATGACGGTCCGTATAATGATCTTCAAATGTGGAAATATAATATGCTGCCGGAAGTATTTAATGGTCCAAAAGGCTTTGAAGTGAAGACTGAAGGTGATCTAGAAAAAGCGCTTGCCTCAGCTCAGGATAATCCTGATTCGTTAGCGTTTATTGAAGTACATTTTGATAGATGGGATTGTTCGGAAAGTTTACAAAAACTTGGCAAAGGTTTTAAGAGTGGTGGAAATCTCTAA
- a CDS encoding plasma-membrane proton-efflux P-type ATPase: MNEATHILGAEEAQKLSIDALMKTLTSDSSRGLSSQEIDIRLKEYGYNKLFEKKVNPYLKFLGYFWGPIPWMIEIAAILSAVVKHWADLIIISVLLIFNALVGFFQERQAANAIDALKKQLALKAKTLRDGKWEEIDAATLVPGDIVRLRLGDVIPADVKLIEGDYLSIDQSALTGESLPVSKGVNDVGYSGSVVKQGEMVALVVATGENTFFGKTAKLVTTAQKASHFQRAVLNIGDYLIFMSVGLVLILVTVQLLRGADILQIVQFALILTVASIPVAMPAVLSITMAVGAEALSKMKAIVSRLESIEEMAGMDILCSDKTGTLTQNKLELGSPICFGNAVDDELILMGALASKAEDKDPIDMAILNALGKDSKFSQYTQTKFVPFDPVGKRTEAQVLTPDGVGVTVTKGAPQVILNLCALKDDEKSNIDKEVLTCAKKGYRTLGVATSTDGNTWSFLGLLPLFDPPREDSAETIKKANEHGIQVKMVTGDNVAIAKEISGALGLGTNIRAADEFFTDQTDEKAYSVAMAHKIVTADGFAQVFPQHKFEIVKAIQSQEHITGMTGDGVNDAPALKQADIGIAVSGATDAARAAADLVLTAPGLSVIIKAVEEARKIFERMNSYAIYRITETIRIMLFMVLAMIVFNFYPITAIMIILLALLNDVPIMMIAKDNTWLDSKPVRWNMRRVLTISTVLGVLGLVETFGLLLIAKEWFGISNEQVQSIIFLKLCVAGHLTLLVARTKKPFLSKPYPAPILLLALFFTQIVAFFVVWFGWFVPAIPLHYILGVWVYAIFWLFIEDWVKLHVYKHLELSGKRHQSFLSRVGGSLHSHVRDM, from the coding sequence ATGAATGAGGCCACGCATATACTTGGTGCTGAAGAAGCGCAAAAACTATCTATTGATGCATTGATGAAAACGCTCACATCTGATAGTAGCCGAGGGTTATCTTCTCAGGAGATAGATATTCGGTTAAAAGAATACGGGTATAACAAACTTTTTGAAAAAAAAGTTAATCCGTATCTCAAATTCTTAGGATATTTTTGGGGGCCTATACCCTGGATGATCGAGATAGCGGCCATACTCTCAGCCGTAGTAAAGCACTGGGCAGATCTTATTATTATCTCAGTGCTTCTTATCTTCAATGCGCTTGTCGGTTTTTTCCAGGAGAGGCAGGCAGCGAATGCGATAGATGCATTGAAAAAACAGCTCGCGCTGAAAGCAAAGACTCTGAGAGACGGTAAGTGGGAAGAAATCGATGCCGCGACACTTGTTCCGGGTGATATTGTTCGGCTGAGACTTGGCGATGTTATTCCAGCAGATGTAAAACTTATTGAAGGAGATTATCTTTCCATTGATCAATCAGCTCTAACCGGTGAATCCCTGCCGGTCAGTAAAGGAGTAAACGATGTCGGATATTCCGGAAGTGTCGTAAAACAGGGTGAGATGGTTGCACTTGTTGTTGCGACCGGTGAAAACACTTTTTTTGGTAAAACGGCAAAATTGGTTACAACAGCCCAAAAGGCCTCGCATTTTCAGCGGGCAGTTCTGAATATCGGTGACTACCTTATTTTTATGAGCGTAGGACTCGTACTTATCCTCGTAACAGTACAATTGCTCCGTGGCGCTGATATTCTTCAAATAGTGCAGTTTGCCTTGATACTTACTGTTGCATCGATTCCTGTTGCGATGCCGGCAGTCCTATCTATTACTATGGCAGTGGGCGCTGAAGCGCTTTCTAAAATGAAAGCGATCGTATCTCGACTTGAATCTATCGAAGAAATGGCAGGGATGGATATTCTGTGCTCTGATAAAACAGGTACCTTAACACAGAACAAGCTTGAGTTAGGTTCTCCCATATGTTTTGGCAATGCGGTAGATGATGAATTGATCTTAATGGGTGCTTTGGCATCTAAAGCCGAAGATAAAGATCCTATTGATATGGCTATTTTGAATGCGTTAGGAAAAGATTCAAAGTTTTCTCAGTACACTCAAACGAAGTTTGTTCCTTTTGATCCTGTCGGTAAGCGTACGGAAGCACAGGTTTTGACACCTGACGGGGTAGGCGTAACGGTGACCAAAGGTGCTCCGCAAGTTATTCTTAACTTGTGCGCGCTTAAAGACGATGAAAAATCAAACATTGATAAAGAGGTCTTAACCTGTGCGAAAAAAGGGTATAGAACTCTTGGTGTTGCAACAAGTACCGATGGAAATACCTGGTCTTTTCTTGGCCTCTTGCCGCTCTTTGATCCTCCACGTGAAGATTCAGCTGAAACGATCAAAAAAGCAAATGAACATGGAATACAGGTTAAAATGGTTACCGGAGACAATGTTGCAATAGCAAAAGAAATATCAGGCGCTCTCGGTCTGGGAACGAATATACGGGCGGCGGATGAATTCTTTACGGATCAAACAGATGAAAAAGCGTATTCCGTTGCAATGGCACATAAGATAGTTACAGCAGATGGTTTTGCGCAGGTATTTCCACAGCATAAGTTTGAGATCGTTAAAGCTATCCAATCTCAAGAGCATATTACCGGGATGACCGGTGACGGGGTGAATGACGCACCAGCACTCAAACAAGCCGATATTGGCATAGCTGTTAGCGGCGCAACAGACGCTGCACGCGCTGCAGCGGATCTTGTGCTTACAGCTCCGGGTCTTTCAGTTATTATTAAAGCTGTCGAAGAGGCGCGGAAAATATTTGAACGAATGAACAGTTACGCAATTTATCGTATTACTGAAACCATACGCATTATGCTTTTTATGGTGCTTGCCATGATCGTGTTTAATTTCTATCCGATAACAGCCATTATGATCATACTCTTGGCACTATTAAATGATGTACCGATCATGATGATTGCAAAAGATAATACATGGCTTGATTCCAAGCCTGTTAGATGGAATATGCGGCGTGTACTTACTATATCTACAGTATTAGGTGTCCTTGGTTTGGTGGAAACTTTTGGTTTGCTTTTGATTGCTAAAGAGTGGTTTGGAATAAGCAATGAACAAGTACAGTCAATAATATTTCTTAAATTATGTGTGGCAGGACACCTAACCTTGCTTGTAGCCCGGACAAAGAAACCTTTCCTGTCCAAGCCCTATCCAGCACCGATTTTACTTCTTGCATTGTTCTTTACGCAAATTGTTGCTTTTTTTGTTGTATGGTTCGGATGGTTTGTGCCTGCTATACCCTTGCATTACATACTCGGTGTGTGGGTATATGCTATTTTCTGGCTATTTATTGAGGATTGGGTAAAACTTCATGTCTATAAACATTTAGAATTGAGCGGAAAAAGACATCAATCATTTCTTTCTCGTGTTGGGGGATCGCTTCATTCGCATGTGCGTGATATGTGA
- a CDS encoding MFS transporter yields the protein MSKKAFFALYFAAFISMLGLGIISPILPLFAEKLHASGFWVGMIFTGFVISRAVFMPFIGKISDKTGRKIYIAGGLLLYAVISVCYLYASNVYLLTLVRLAHGVASGMIIPVVMAYAGSCAKKGQEGATMGTLNMMLYLGMAAGPFFGGVVSGMLGFRAVFYGMAIVSVIGFVVTLFFLPEMKAQGSRSEQPTMPFKEIMKYNIIKMVLLVSIIITLREAVLMSFLPTLAQNVKIDASQVGIIISVGILCAGILQTPFGKLADRLKGAGKLYQIIIGSIIGTLALVALPFFSDFSMFLVLGSVIGIGAAISTPAIMSISVLAGQVSGMGMWMAILNTAMSIGFIVTPLVSGIVMDSMGINSVFYLFGCVSLAGTAICFYYMRKRLKGYKK from the coding sequence TTGAGTAAGAAAGCGTTTTTCGCACTTTATTTTGCGGCATTTATTTCAATGCTTGGGCTCGGTATTATTTCTCCGATACTTCCACTGTTTGCAGAAAAACTTCATGCCAGTGGTTTTTGGGTGGGGATGATATTTACCGGATTTGTTATCTCGCGAGCGGTATTCATGCCATTCATTGGAAAGATATCCGATAAGACCGGAAGAAAGATATATATTGCCGGTGGACTGCTTTTGTACGCGGTTATTTCTGTATGTTATCTTTATGCGTCTAATGTCTATCTTTTAACTCTGGTGCGATTAGCTCATGGTGTTGCCAGCGGTATGATAATACCGGTTGTAATGGCGTATGCCGGAAGTTGTGCAAAAAAAGGGCAGGAAGGCGCGACTATGGGAACGCTCAATATGATGCTTTACCTCGGGATGGCGGCTGGACCGTTTTTCGGGGGAGTGGTCAGTGGTATGCTTGGTTTTCGTGCGGTTTTTTACGGCATGGCAATTGTGAGCGTCATCGGTTTTGTCGTTACTCTGTTTTTCCTGCCGGAAATGAAAGCGCAGGGTAGCCGCAGTGAACAACCAACTATGCCGTTTAAAGAAATAATGAAATATAATATTATAAAGATGGTGCTTTTAGTGTCGATCATTATTACTTTGCGTGAAGCGGTCCTCATGTCTTTTCTTCCAACGCTTGCTCAAAATGTGAAGATAGACGCATCACAGGTTGGAATCATTATTTCAGTAGGTATATTGTGTGCGGGAATATTGCAAACACCCTTTGGGAAACTGGCAGATAGATTGAAAGGCGCAGGAAAACTCTACCAAATTATTATTGGATCGATTATCGGGACTCTTGCTTTGGTTGCGTTACCGTTCTTTTCAGATTTCTCCATGTTCCTTGTTTTAGGCTCTGTTATCGGTATTGGGGCCGCTATTTCAACGCCTGCTATTATGAGTATATCGGTTTTAGCCGGGCAGGTTTCAGGTATGGGTATGTGGATGGCAATTTTAAATACTGCCATGAGTATCGGTTTTATTGTTACCCCGCTTGTATCAGGTATTGTAATGGATAGTATGGGGATCAATAGTGTTTTTTATCTGTTTGGGTGCGTGTCCCTGGCAGGAACAGCGATATGTTTTTATTATATGCGCAAACGTCTGAAAGGATATAAAAAATAA
- a CDS encoding MotA/TolQ/ExbB proton channel family protein, whose product MFYDFLLKGGIIMWPILLCSIFSVAIIFERLYFFYKAARQIEVPDFICKVKESVKKKKYKGALNLCQHMAGPLAAIISVGIGGGYQNFDERQRAVSRVGSAEVRKLEKNLSGLALIADITPLMGLLGTIMGLIKAFMKIQAMQGHVDAGQLAGGIWEALITTAAGLIVAIPTLAAYHYFEKRVSYYASFMKETASELLDMSGIDAIEESAVMESDDDDRI is encoded by the coding sequence GTGTTTTATGATTTTTTGCTAAAAGGCGGTATTATCATGTGGCCGATACTGCTCTGTTCTATTTTTTCCGTTGCCATTATATTCGAGCGGTTATATTTCTTTTATAAAGCTGCAAGGCAGATTGAGGTTCCCGATTTTATTTGCAAGGTAAAGGAATCTGTGAAGAAAAAGAAATATAAAGGTGCTCTGAACTTGTGTCAACATATGGCCGGACCGTTAGCCGCAATTATCTCAGTTGGTATTGGCGGGGGATATCAGAACTTTGATGAGCGGCAACGTGCAGTTTCACGTGTCGGAAGCGCTGAAGTGCGAAAATTAGAAAAAAATCTTAGCGGGCTTGCACTTATTGCAGATATAACGCCGCTCATGGGACTTTTAGGGACCATTATGGGACTCATAAAAGCATTTATGAAAATTCAAGCGATGCAGGGGCATGTTGATGCCGGACAGCTTGCCGGTGGTATTTGGGAGGCCCTTATTACTACTGCGGCCGGACTGATAGTTGCTATACCCACGTTGGCGGCATACCATTATTTTGAAAAACGGGTAAGTTACTATGCTTCGTTTATGAAAGAAACTGCTTCTGAGCTTCTTGATATGTCAGGTATTGATGCAATAGAAGAAAGTGCTGTTATGGAGAGTGATGACGATGATAGAATTTGA
- a CDS encoding biopolymer transporter ExbD: protein MIEFDTPRKVRPRVTLAPLIDVVFQLLIFFMLSSYFVSQPGIKITLPFASNADTQASEIIIYITEDSKIFLGDREVSYEDLSGELDKVAVLNSHKPVILKADEKIDLGLAVKVMDCVKRSNIENVIISTRNHNEK from the coding sequence ATGATAGAATTTGACACGCCGCGAAAAGTACGGCCGCGGGTAACGCTTGCGCCTCTCATTGATGTTGTTTTTCAGCTTTTGATATTTTTTATGCTTTCATCATATTTTGTGAGTCAGCCGGGCATTAAAATAACTTTACCGTTTGCATCGAACGCTGATACTCAGGCGTCAGAGATCATTATATATATTACCGAAGACAGCAAGATCTTTTTAGGTGATAGAGAAGTTTCCTATGAAGACCTGTCAGGTGAACTTGATAAAGTAGCCGTGTTAAACTCTCACAAACCTGTTATATTAAAAGCTGATGAGAAAATCGATCTCGGACTGGCGGTAAAAGTAATGGATTGTGTGAAACGCTCTAATATTGAAAATGTTATTATTTCAACAAGGAACCATAATGAAAAATAG